The Vigna unguiculata cultivar IT97K-499-35 chromosome 6, ASM411807v1, whole genome shotgun sequence genome contains a region encoding:
- the LOC114188200 gene encoding guanylate-binding protein 1-like codes for MINFFSRRRDNPADFSPSATPSSSPVTGPARPIRLVYCDENGQFRMDPEAVAILQLVKEPVGVVSVCGRARQGKSFILNQLLGRSSGFHVASTHRPCTKGLWLWSTPLKRTSLDGTEYNLLLLDSEGIDAYDQTGTYSTQIFSLAVLLSSMFIYNQMGGIDEAALDRLSLVTEMTKHIRVRASGGSSSVSELGQFSPIFVWLLRDFYLDLVEDNRRITPRDYLEIALRPVQGSGRDITAKNEIRDSVRALFPDRECFTLVRPLNNENDLQRLDQISLEKLRPEFRSGLDALTKFVFERTRPKQVGATMMTGPVLIGITESYLDALNHGAVPTISSSWQSVEEAECQKAYDSAADIYLSSFDRTKPPEEVSLREAHEKAVRISMGAFTANAVGVGVVRTKYEGMLHRFFKKEFEDYKQNAYIEADLQCSNAIQSMEKRLRAACNSSDAKIDNVAKVFDALLCEYEKSVQAPGKWQKLAVFLHQSFEGPVLDLTRRLVDKVESDKSSLNLNRRLIEDKMTLLYKRLETSENEKSEYIKRYEDAINDKKELTDQYMNSITDLRTSCCSLDERYSSLSKTLDSTKQGTMDWKRKYEQVLLRQKSEEDQASSELAALKSDSSAAETRLAAAREQSLSAQEEAAEWKRKYDIAVTEVKAALEKAATVQDYTNKQTQLREDALREEFSCTLVEKEDRLKEKAAKIEHGERCLTTLKLQLKAAESKIKNYETEISPLRLEIIKLTERLKAENARALSYEKDVMVMQQEISHLKEKYKSECKTFEEVKEICQNAEKEAVRVTEVADKARAEAALAQKEKSEMQRLAMERLALIERAERKIENLEREKGNLENELRRVGVSERDALLRVSTLEEKVEQREKDIDSLLEKDGTHRRNSTQILDQLLETERGACAQAISRADSLSLQLQSAQVKIDSLHQELTKFRLNETILDSELKTASRGKRLRVDDDDEGAESVQDMDSSPRILKGTKRSKTTSIPPKFTSPEDNGSIGGDEDIHSQHTDVDDYKKFTVQKLRQELTKHNYGDQLLELRNPNKKAILTLYEKCVLQKS; via the exons CTTCTTGGGAGGTCTAGTGGATTTCATGTAGCATCAACACATCGTCCATGTACCAAAGGGCTTTGGTTGTGGAGTACACCGTTGAAGAGGACTTCCCTTGATGGAACAGAGTACAATCTCCTGCTATTAGACAGTGAAGGAATAGATGCTTATGACCAAACG GGAACATATAGCACCCAGATCTTCTCGTTGGCTGTCCTTTTGTCTAGCATGTTTATTTATAACCAG ATGGGTGGTATCGATGAGGCTGCCCTTGATCGACTTTCTCTTGTCACTGAGATGACAAAGCACATTCGTGTTAGAGCATCTGGAGGGAGTAGTTCTGTATCTGAACTGGGTCAATTTTCCCCTATTTTTGTCTGGCTTCTAAGA GACTTTTATTTGGACCTAGTAGAAGATAACAGAAGAATAACACCCCGTGACTATCTGGAAATTGCTTTGAGGCCTGTCCAAGGGAGTGGAAGAGATATAACTGCCAAAAATGAG ATTCGAGATTCTGTTCGGGCTTTATTCCCAGATAGGGAATGCTTCACTCTTGTGCGACCTCTGAACAATGAAAATGACCTACAGCGGCTTGATCAGATATCG TTGGAAAAATTACGGCCTGAATTTCGATCTGGCCTAGATGCTTTGACAAAGTTTGTTTTTGAGAGAACAAGGCCAAAACAAGTCGGGGCAACTATGATGACAGGTCCTGTTTTGATTGGTATCACCGAATCTTATCTGGATGCTCTCAATCATGGTGCTGTGCCTACAATTTCTTCCTCCTGGCAG AGTGTTGAAGAAGCTGAGTGTCAGAAGGCATATGATTCTGCTGCCGATATTTATTTGTCCTCTTTTGACCGAACTAAGCCGCCTGAGGAA GTTTCTTTGAGGGAAGCACATGAAAAAGCAGTTCGGATTTCAATGGGAGCTTTTACTGCTAATGCTGTTGGGGTTGGTGTTGTAAGAACAAAATATGAAGGCATGCTGCATAGATTTTTCAAAAAGGAGTTTGAG GATTATAAACAGAATGCATATATAGAAGCTGATCTACAATGTTCTAATGCCATTCAGTCTATGGAAAAGAGGCTGAGGGCAGCTTGTAATTCATCGGATGCAAAGATAGATAATGTTGCAAAG GTTTTTGATGCTCTTTTATGTGAATATGAAAAATCAGTTCAAGCTCCAGGGAAGTGGCAAAAACTTGCAGTCTTCTTACATCAAAG TTTCGAAGGCCCCGTACTGGACCTGACCAGGAGACTAGTAGATAAAGTTGAATCTGACAAGAGTTCACTCAATTTAAACCGTCGACTGATTGAAGATAAGATGACCTTGCTTTATAAGCGGCTGGAAACCAGTGAAAATGAAAAGTCTGAGTATATTAAACGCTATGAGGATGCCATCAATGATAAGAAGGAACTAACCGATCAATATATGAATAGCATAACTGATTTGCGGACAAGCTGTTGCTCTCTGGATGAGAGATATTCTAGCTTATCAAAAACATTGGATTCTACCAAGCAAGGAACCATGGActggaaaagaaaatatgaacaaGTTTTATTAAGACAGAAATCTGAGGAGGACCAAGCTAGTTCTGAATTAGCAGCTCTCAAGTCGGATAGCAGTGCTGCTGAAACAAGGTTGGCTGCAGCGCGGGAGCAATCTCTGTCCGCTCAAGAGGAGGCTGCAGAGTGGAAGCGGAAGTATGACATTGCTGTTACAGAAGTAAAAGCTGCTCTAGAGAAGGCAGCAACTGTGCAGGATTACACAAACAAGCAAACACAATTGAGGGAAGATGCTTTAAGAGAAGAGTTTTCTTGCACTTTGGTTGAAAAG GAAGATAGACTAAAGGAGAAAGCTGCTAAAATTGAGCACGGGGAGCGGTGTTTAACAACTTTGAAGTTGCAATTGAAG GCTGCagagtcaaaaataaaaaactatgaaACAGAAATATCGCCACTGAGACTTGAAATTATTAAGTTGACTGAGAGATTGAAAGCTGAAAATGCCAGGGCACTGTCATATGAGAAGGATGTGATGGTAATGCAACAGGAGATAAGCCATCTAAAGGAGAAGTACAAATCTGAGTGCAAAACATTTGAGGAAGTCAAGGAAATATGTCAAAATGCTGAAAAAGAAGCTGTAAGGGTTACTGAAGTAGCTGACAAAGCTCGGGCCGAAGCTGCCTTGGCTCAGAAGGAGAAGAGCGAGATGCAAAGGCTTGCAATGGAGAGACTCGCACTTATAGAAAGAGCTGAgaggaaaattgaaaatttggagagGGAGAAAGGTAATTTGGAAAATGAATTGCGAAGAGTGGGGGTTTCAGAGAGAGATGCACTTCTTAGGGTTTCAACACTAGAGGAAAAGGTGGAACAGAGAGAAAAGGATATAGATTCACTGTTGGAGAAAGATGGAACACATAGGCGAAATAGCACACAAATTCTTGATCAACTCTTGGAAACAGAACGTGGAGCATGTGCTCAGGCAATTAGCAGGGCtgattctctctctctccagtTACAGTCCGCACAAGTAAAAATTGATTCTCTGCATCAAGAACTGACCAAGTTTCGACTGAATGAAACAATACTGGACAGTGAACTAAAAACTGCCTCTCGTGGAAAGCGTTTGAGGgtagatgatgatgatgagggtGCAGAATCTGTTCAGGACATGGATTCCAGTCCTAGAATTTTAAAGGGGACTAAGAGATCTAAGACTACATCTATTCCGCCTAAGTTTACAAGTCCGGAAGATAATGGTTCCATTGGGGGTGATGAAGACATCCATAGTCAGCATACTGACGTGGATGATTATAAGAAATTTACTGTCCAGAAGCTGAGACAAGAGCTGACAAAACATAACTACGGTGATCAGCTGCTTGAGTTGAGGAATCCCAACAAGAAAGCTATCCTTACCCTGTACGAGAAATGTGTTCTTCAAAAGTCATAG